A window of the Mus pahari chromosome 1, PAHARI_EIJ_v1.1, whole genome shotgun sequence genome harbors these coding sequences:
- the Carns1 gene encoding carnosine synthase 1, translating to MLLCLSPAWLMKVATPGQEGEAALLVSKAVSFYPGGLTFLDDFDPPRHATYFLAGLGPESGRGKEAAELARNLTCPTGTSSELARLLEDRLLMRWLLSQQSGVAVPATLAFTYRPPGLLRGGDASPGLRLVELSGKEGQETLVKEEVEAFVHSEALGDASQVAVRLSGWRWRGQQALPLHLRVEPSTVVNTVLGLLEKLEEEESVLVEAMCPPVRLPLPGGPAPGPELAVRICAVVCRIQGDRPLLSKVVCGVGRGDRPVRHHYTLPRTLGVALAQCGLEEEAQVALLEQGIKEAAEGALAAVLALEAGLSVEQRGGRQVHTDFLGVDFVLTVIGRKLTPVVLKLNSGLCLEACGALEGLWAGPRLRRSAEEAAAAPLVETMLRRSGRHLMDGKQLLVIGAGGVSKKFVWEAARDYGLKLHLVESDPNHFASQLVQTFIHFDVTEHRRDEENARLLAELVRTRNLKLDGCFSFWDDCLVLTALLCRELGLPCSPPAAMCLAKQKSRTQLHLLRCQGPPWPSTSLHAVACCPLESEADVERAIYQVPLPGVMKLEFGSGAVGVQLVKDGPQCHEHFSRILHDLQGEADHPGIGLGWGNAMLLMEFVEGTEHDVDLVVFGGRLLAAFVSDNGPTRLPGFTETAACMPTGLAPEQEAQMVQAAFRCCLGCGLLDGVFNVELKMTGAGPRLIEINPRMGGFYLRDWILELYGVDLLLASTMVACGLQPALPAHPRARGYLVGIMCLVSQHLQLLSSPGSRETLQALHDQGQLRLNLLEEALIPGQYEEPYCNVACAGPSPAEARHRLLGICQGLGIDRPNYPVAHFLSHFK from the exons ATGCTCCTTTGCCTGTCCCCTGCCTGGCTGATGAAGGTGGCAACTCCAGGCCAAGAGGGTGAGGCAGCCCTGCTGGTCTCCAAGGCTGTGAGCTTCTATCCAGGGGGCCTGACATTCCTGGATGACTTTGATCCCCCTCGGCATGCTACTTACTTCCTGGCAGGCCTGGGGCCAGAATCGGGCCGTGGCAAGGAGGCAGCAGAGCTGGCTCGGAATCTCACTTGCCCCACAGGAACCTCATCGGAGCTGGCACGGCTGCTGGAGGACCGGCTGCTGATGAGGTGGTTGCTGTCCCAGCAGAGTGGTGTGGCCGTGCCAGCTACCCTGGCTTTCACTTATAGGCCTCCGGGGCTGCTTCGGGGAGGGGATGCCAGCCCTGGACTACGGCTGGTGGAGCTCAGTGGGAAGGAGGGCCAGGAAACACTGGTGAAAGAGGAAGTAGAGGCCTTTGTGCACTCCGAGGCCTTGGGTGATGCTTCACAG GTGGCTGTGAGGCTCAGTGGCTGGCGCTGGCGGGGACAGCAGGCATTGCCTCTGCACCTGCGGGTAGAGCCATCCACAGTGGTGAACACGGTGCTGGGATTGCTggagaagctggaggaggaggagagtgtcCTTGTGGAGGCCATGTGCCCACCTGTCCGGCTGCCCTTACCAG GCGGTCCTGCACCTGGCCCTGAGCTGGCTGTGCGTATCTGTGCAGTGGTGTGTCGGATTCAGGGTGATAGGCCCCTACTGAGTAAG GTGGTGTGTGGCGTGGGCCGTGGGGATCGACCCGTGCGGCACCACTATACCCTGCCGAGGACACTGGGGGTGGCGCTGGCCCAGTGTGGCCTGGAAGAGGAGGCGCAGGTGGCGCTTCTGGAGCAGGGCATCAAAGAGGCAGCCGAAGGCGCGTTGGCCGCCGTGCTGGCCCTGGAGGCTGGACTGAGTGTGGAGCAGCGTGGTGGACGCCAAGTGCACACCGACTTCCTCG GCGTGGACTTCGTTCTCACGGTGATCGGACGCAAGCTGACCCCCGTGGTCCTTAAGCTGAACAGTGGCCTGTGCCTAGAGGCCTGCGGCGCGCTCGAGGGGCTGTGGGCCGGGCCACGCCTGAGACGCTCAGCAGAGGAGGCAGCGGCAGCGCCGCTGGTGGAGACCATGCTGCGGCGCTCAGGGCGCCACCTCATGGACGGCAAGCAGCTGCTGGTGATCGGCGCCGGCGGCGTCAGCAAAAAGTTCGTGTGGGAGGCGGCGCGGGACTACGGACTGAAG CTGCACCTGGTGGAATCAGACCCCAACCACTTTGCATCCCAGCTGGTACAGACCTTCATCCACTTTGATGTGACTGAGCACCGAAGGGATGAGGAGAACGCGCGGCTGCTGGCTGAACTGGTACGGACCCGGAACCTGAAGCTCGATGGCTGTTTCTCCTTCTGGGACGACTGCTTGGTGCTTACTGCTCTCCTCTGCCGTGAGCTGGGTCTGCCCTGCAGCCCCCCAGCTGCCATGTGCTTGGCAAAGCAGAAGAGCCGCACCCAGCTGCATCTGTTGCGGTGCCAGGGCCCACCCTGGCCTTCGACTTCTCTCCATGCCGTGGCCTGCTGCCCATTGGAGAGTGAGGCTGATGTGGAGAGAGCTATTTACCAGGTACCCCTCCCAGGTGTGATGAAACTGGAATTTGGGTCAGGAGCAGTAGGTGTGCAGCTGGTGAAGGATGGGCCACAGTGCCATGAGCACTTTTCCCGGATCCTCCATGACCTGCAGGGGGAGGCTGACCACCCCGGCATCGGGCTGGGCTGGGGCAATGCTATGCTGCTGATGGAGTTTGTTGAGGGCACAGAGCATGATGTGGACCTGGTGGTGTTCGGTGGACGGTTGCTGGCTGCTTTTGTCTCTGATAATGGCCCCACAAGGCTGCCTGGCTTCACAGAGACTGCAGCCTGCATGCCCACTGGGCTAGCACCAGAGCAGGAGGCCCAGATGGTGCAGGCAGCTTTTCGCTGCTGCCTGGGCTGTGGGCTGCTGGATGGGGTTTTCAATGTGGAGCTCAAGATGACTGGGGCTGGGCCGAGGCTCATCGAGATTAACCCTCGAATGGGAGGGTTCTACCTTCGAGACTGGATTCTGGAGCTCTATGGTGTGGATTTGCTTCTGGCTTCTACAATGGTGGCCTGTGGCCTGCAGCCTGCCTTGCCTGCTCACCCTCGTGCCCGTGGCTACCTAGTGGGCATCATGTGCCTGGTGTCCCAGCACCTACAGCTGCTGAGTTCCCCGGGCAGTCGAGAGACTCTGCAAGCCCTCCATGACCAGGGTCAATTACGACTCAACCTGCTGGAGGAGGCCCTGATACCTGGCCAGTACGAGGAGCCCTACTGCAATGTGGCGTGTGCTGGGCCCAGCCCTGCTGAGGCCCGTCACCGCCTGCTAGGCATCTGTCAGGGCTTGGGCATTGACAGGCCCAACTACCCTGTTGCCCATTTCCTGTCTCATTTCAAATAG
- the LOC115063612 gene encoding uncharacterized protein LOC115063612, whose protein sequence is MSLQCIVPPPLHSSLIFAHRPACLAWSSCCQQQLCLDPLGTEWDYPLGSKDLDGNEEPWKGGAGLPPTGCFPGPWRQDISLDCKGSPEEAEAQAWTVYYYGLLQSCLQQAGLPETQDRSQAPRTGASGLRKRVSQRQGRDLQFSCFPLSVQAGSSPRLWFHLKAKPEGLGQTGLVSKDIRSGLPTKSHPTHPAPWKSTISFAYSVELKLLERCLRRCYGCS, encoded by the exons ATGAGCCTCCAG TGCATTGTGCCTCCTCCACTGCACAGCTCCCTTATTTTTGCTCACCGGCCCGCCTGCCTAGCCTGGTCCAGTTGCTGCCAACAGCAG ctctgcctggatCCACTGGGTACGGAGTGGGACTATCCCCTGGGCTCCAAGGACCTGGATGGAAACGAAGAACCATGGAAAGGAGGTGCTGGCCTGCCACCCACAGGCTGCTTCCCTGGGCCCTGGCGCCAGGATATCAGCCTGGATTGCAAGGGCTCCCCGGAAGAAGCTGAGGCTCAGGCCTGGACTGTGTACTACTACGGTCTCCTTCAGAGCTGTCTGCAGCAAGCTGGCCTTCCTGAGACCCAGGATCGCAGCCAGGCACCTCGTACAGGTGCCTCAGGGCTCCGCAAAAGGGTCTCCCAGAGACAGGGGAGGGACCTTCAGTTCAGTTGCTTCCCCTTGTCTGTCCAGGCTGGCTCCTCCCCCAGGCTCTGGTTCCATCTAAAGGCAAAACCAGAGGGCCTAGGGCAGACAGGTCTTGTCTCCAAGGACATCAGGTCAGGGCTCCCCACCAAGTCCCACCCTACCCATCCTGCTCCCTGGAAATCCACGATATCATTTGCATATTCTGTGGAGCTGAAACTTCTAGAGCGATGTCTTAGGAGATGCTATGGATGCAGCTGA
- the Tbc1d10c gene encoding carabin, giving the protein MAQALGEDLLSELQDDSSSLGSDSELSGSSPYRQADRYGFIGGNSAELRLGQPSADLIRQREMKWVDMTLHWEKTMSRRYKKVKIQCRKGIPSALRARCWPLLCGAQMCQKNNPGTYQELAAATGDPQWMETIGRDLHRQFPLHEMFVSPQGHGQQGLLQVLKAYTLYRPEQGYCQAQGPIAAVLLMHLPPEEAFWCLVQICEVYLPGYYGPHMEAVQLDAEVFMALLRRLLPRVHKHLQQVGVGPLLYLPEWFLCLFTRSLPFPTVLRIWDAFLSEGAKVLFRVGLTLMRLALGTVEQRTACPGLLETLGALRAIPPTQLQEEVFMSQVHSVALSERDLQREIRIQLAQLSKSPPGPAPLPQARLPGAQAIFESQQLAGVRESTKPEIPRIVVQPPEEPKPPRRKPQTRGKTFHGLLIRARGPPIEGPSRSQRGSASFLDTRF; this is encoded by the exons ATGGCCCAGGCCCTGGGAGAGGACTTGTTATCAGAACTACAGGATGATTCTAGCTCCCTAGGGTCTGACTCAGAGCTGAGTGGGTCCAGTCCATATCGCCAGGCTGACCGTTATGGCTTCATTGGGGGCAACTCAGCTGAACTGAG GCTTGGTCAGCCCTCTGCAGACCTCATCCGCCAGCGAGAGATGAAATGGGTGGACATGACCTTGCACTGGGAGAAGACCATGTCCCGACGATACAAGAAG GTAAAGATACAGTGCCGCAAGGGCATCCCCTCAGCCCTGCGTGCCCGGTGTTGGCCCCTATTGTGTGGGGCCCAGATGTGTCAGAAGAACAACCCTGGCACCTATCAG GAGCTGGCAGCGGCCACAGGGGACCCGCAGTGGATGGAGACCATTGGCAGAGACTTACACCGTCAGTTTCCTCTGCATGAGATGTTTGTGTCACCCCAGGGACACGG GCAGCAAGGGCTGCTGCAGGTTCTCAAGGCCTACACCCTGTACCGGCCAGAGCAGGGGTACTGCCAGGCTCAGGGGCCTATAGCTGCTGTGCTGCTCATGCATCTGCCCCCAGAG GAGGCCTTCTGGTGCTTGGTGCAGATCTGCGAGGTCTACCTCCCTGGCTACTATGGGCCCCACATG GAGGCTGTACAGCTGGATGCTGAAGTGTTCATGGCCCTTCTGCGGCGGCTGCTTCCACGCGTGCACAAGCACCTGCAGCAGGTAGGCGTCGGCCCCCTGCTCTACCTGCCTGAGTGGTTCCTGTGCCTCTTCACTCGGTCGCTGCCCTTCCCCACAGTACTGCGCATCTGGGATGCCTTCCTCAGTGAGG GTGCTAAGGTACTGTTCCGCGTGGGGCTGACACTGATGCGCCTGGCACTGGGCACTGTAGAACAGCGCACAGCATGCCCAGGGCTCCTGGAGACACTGGGGGCCCTACGAGCCATTCCCCCTACCCAGCTGCAGGAAGAAGTCTTCATGTCCCAG GTGCACAGTGTGGCCCTGTCTGAGCGAGACCTGCAACGGGAAATCAGGATCCAGCTAGCCCAGCTTTCCAAGTCGCCCCCTGGGCCAGCCCCTCTGCCACAGGCCCGCCTTCCTGGGGCCCAAGCCATCTTTGAGTCCCAGCAGCTGGCAGGGGTTCGAGAAAGCACCAAACCTGAGATACCTCGAATTGTGGTACAGCCCCCAGAGGAGCCCAAGCCACCACGGCGCAAGCCACAGACCCGTGGTAAGACTTTCCATGGACTCCTGATAAGGGCCAGGGGACCCCCTATTGAGGGTCCCTCCAGGTCCCAACGAGGCTCTGCCTCTTTTCTGGACACCCGATTCTAA